The Ruania alba genome window below encodes:
- a CDS encoding Maf family protein has protein sequence MSAPTLILASASPARAALLRSAGVEPDIRPADVDEEAILADAAATAGVAALPVPDGVALLAAAKAEAVASTDLGRAGRGALVLGSDSLLELDGEGLGKPHTAERARDRWRRMRGRTGELHTGHHLICVETGATASAVSSTTVHFANLTDAEIHAYVATGEPLSVAGAFTIDGLGGAFVTGVEGDPHGVVGLSLPLLRTMLADLGVAWVDLWDRQAVKKA, from the coding sequence GTGTCTGCACCGACCCTGATCCTCGCGTCCGCCTCCCCGGCCCGAGCGGCCCTGCTCCGCTCGGCCGGGGTGGAGCCCGACATCCGGCCCGCCGACGTCGACGAGGAGGCGATCCTCGCCGACGCGGCGGCTACCGCGGGTGTGGCAGCGCTGCCCGTCCCCGACGGGGTGGCGCTGCTCGCTGCCGCCAAGGCCGAGGCGGTCGCGTCCACCGACCTCGGGCGCGCCGGTCGCGGCGCCCTCGTGCTGGGGAGCGACTCGTTGCTCGAGCTGGACGGCGAGGGCCTCGGCAAGCCGCACACCGCCGAGCGGGCTCGGGACCGGTGGCGGCGGATGCGGGGCCGCACCGGGGAGCTGCACACTGGGCACCACCTGATCTGCGTGGAGACCGGTGCCACGGCGTCGGCGGTGTCCAGCACTACGGTGCATTTCGCGAACCTCACCGACGCCGAGATCCACGCCTACGTGGCCACCGGTGAGCCGCTGTCGGTGGCCGGTGCGTTCACGATCGACGGGCTCGGTGGCGCTTTCGTGACCGGGGTCGAGGGCGACCCGCACGGGGTGGTGGGCCTGAGCCTGCCGCTGCTGCGCACGATGCTCGCCGATCTCGGTGTGGCCTGGGTGGATCTCTGGGACCGGCAGGCCGTGAAAAAGGCCTGA